GCTCCAGCTCGCGGAGCACACGGGCGATCACCGGATTGCGGATCCGGCTCACGCCCGCCTTGAGGTCGGCGACCGTGAGGCCGAACGGCAGCGCGCCGGGGTTCTCGACGACGAGGCGGTCGTCGTACACGGCGACGCGGAGGTTCATGCCGGAGACGCTGTAGTCCGTGTGGGCGACGGCGTTGACGAGCGCCTCGCGCAGCGCGAGCGGCGGGTACTCCGGGATGTCGCGGCGCCGCAGCCCCTCGATCCGTGACGCGAGCCGCGTGTTGCGCCGGACGAACTTGTCCGCCGCGTCGATGCCCGCAAGCACCGATCCCTCGAAGTCGAGTTGGTCGAGGAACTGCCCGCCCGCGGCGCCGACGAAGCGAGCGCACCGGATCTGCGCGTCCGGGAAGTGGTGCCGCCGCGCCTCGTCGCGGCCGAACAGGAGCACGCCGCCGTTGGATGGTACGCGCGTCCGCCCATACCGGATGAGCACGCCGAGGCTTTCCAGCTTCGCCGCGTCGATCTCGTGTCCGACCGCGGCGAACGCCCGCCGGATCGCGTCCATGTCGAGGTCGTCGGCGTCGGCGCCGATGCACGGGAGGAGATCGAATGCGCGGTCGCGCGCCTCGCGCCGCAGACGGTCCAAGGTCTCGCCGTCGGCCCGGCGGTTCGTCGAGCCGAGGCGCACGTACACGCCGTGCTCCGGCCCGTCCGCCTTCACGTAGAACGGCCCCGGCCAGCGGGCCGACTGAACGACGAGGAGATCGCGCCCGCCGTGTCGCCGGATCTCGATGTCCGGGAGGAACACCGGGGCGATTCCGTCGGCAATCGCGCTCGCGAGCCGCTCCTCCTCGGCACCCGCGTCCGGCACGCCGCGCACCTTGCCGTCGTCGTCGCGTCCGATGACGAGCGCGCCGCCCGCCGTGTTCGCGAAGGCGACGAGCGTCTTGAGGATCGGCTTGAGCGAGGAGAGGTCGCGCTTGAACTCTAGCGATTTGCCCTCGGCCGCGTTGAGCATCTTCTTGAGTTCCATCCTCCGCACTGTACCGCCGCCTCCCTTCCGTGAACATCCTCCCGCGTCCGCGGCGACAAAGTATCAGCTCGTTGGGACCAAGCGGCTCTTGAATTCGTCGGTTGAGATTACACGCGCGTAGGCGACCACGGGCTCATGTAGTGCCTCGCTTGCCGCACGTAGATTCCGAAGGGCTTGATCAACAGCCTTGTAGGTGCCGCCGTCTCCGGTAACAAGAACGCGGTGCTCGACGAGGCTCAGATGCAAGCAGATCGCTGAGTCCTCCATGTCGTTGGGATCGATATTGAGCGATTCGATGTTGCCACCGGCTCGTCGAAGATACTCGATAGCGCGGGCGATCCCGTAGCCCAAATGCGTATAGGTCGCCGAAAAAACAGGCCCCTTCAGGTCCAGTTCGGCTCCGCTGGTCACCGTCGGCAGACCATCCTTGTAGTGCTCGGCAAGGCCTGATGCGGCATGTACGGCAAAACGGACGAAGTCGACCGGCGTGAACTGTTGCGTCCGCTCGTAGCCGAACTCTGCGATCATCAGCGCGCACCACTTGTTCACGTGAGCTTTGTACCGAGCTTCCTCCGCTTCGAGGAGAGCTCGAGCTCGCGCTGCCGCATTCCGGACAAGCCCAGTCTCCCCGTTCGGGTACTTCACCTCGCAGGAGTAGAACGCATCGAGCGTGGATGATGATTCGAGCGCAGGGAAGAGCTGAGGCAGGACCTGCCTGTCCTCGAAACGGGTAGAGTGGACCAAGTCGCGAGCACCGACGGCGTCTGCCTGCGCGGCGTATGGGTCGTCGAGGAGCGACAAGAGGCTGCATTTCGCGAGGTTCACCTTGTTGACCCGTGACCAGCCAGACA
This genomic window from Pseudomonadota bacterium contains:
- a CDS encoding putative DNA binding domain-containing protein; this translates as MELKKMLNAAEGKSLEFKRDLSSLKPILKTLVAFANTAGGALVIGRDDDGKVRGVPDAGAEEERLASAIADGIAPVFLPDIEIRRHGGRDLLVVQSARWPGPFYVKADGPEHGVYVRLGSTNRRADGETLDRLRREARDRAFDLLPCIGADADDLDMDAIRRAFAAVGHEIDAAKLESLGVLIRYGRTRVPSNGGVLLFGRDEARRHHFPDAQIRCARFVGAAGGQFLDQLDFEGSVLAGIDAADKFVRRNTRLASRIEGLRRRDIPEYPPLALREALVNAVAHTDYSVSGMNLRVAVYDDRLVVENPGALPFGLTVADLKAGVSRIRNPVIARVLRELELMEKWGSGYQRMRDECGPNGYPLPEWVELSSAVRCVFTPHPEAAKAADELGPEPGTKSGPSRDQRRLLDFAREPRSLPELMALFGWTNRTKFRDKFIRPLLDAGLLAMTESDKPRSSRQRYMATAAGLSSAASDHL